Proteins found in one Campylobacter canadensis genomic segment:
- a CDS encoding ArsR/SmtB family transcription factor: MKELLNYTAAINDEVRLQLLAFLHLHKKLCVCELCESFNMIQSRISRHLKILKNANLLISTRNKAYIYYEINYENKHINVFLSLINDFDLKLPKLKKIECKD; encoded by the coding sequence ATGAAAGAATTATTAAATTACACAGCAGCGATTAATGATGAAGTAAGATTACAGTTATTAGCATTTTTGCACTTGCATAAAAAACTTTGTGTTTGTGAGCTTTGCGAAAGTTTTAATATGATTCAATCAAGAATTTCAAGACATTTAAAAATACTAAAAAATGCAAATTTACTTATTTCTACGAGAAATAAGGCTTATATTTATTATGAAATTAATTACGAAAATAAACACATAAATGTATTTTTAAGTTTAATAAATGATTTTGATTTAAAATTACCAAAGCTAAAAAAAATTGAGTGTAAGGATTAA
- a CDS encoding permease, whose translation MNEISFNLLATFYEFIFLMCEITVLFLLINSVMTYVNNSFNINKYLSNNLTSYFKAIFIGALTPFCSCSTIPLFNSLLKNGINHGISFAYLLTSPLINPMIFTMLLAAFGLKITIFYVTFIVIFVFIVSFVLSFLAADLLIKDDFLLIKQESKCKCKAKLKFKECFYKALLSYKKIFKYIFFGMLIGAFFHNFIPQDLLSNNLANLGIYGIFLASLFGILLYVRTDFVIPLGISLMNAGFPLGVVFSFLIAGGGCSLPELILLKSMFKTRMMIIFILSVLAMANIFGILLYFFY comes from the coding sequence ATGAATGAAATATCTTTTAATTTATTAGCTACATTTTATGAATTTATATTTTTAATGTGTGAAATAACAGTACTATTTTTACTTATTAATAGCGTGATGACTTATGTAAATAATAGTTTTAATATAAATAAATATTTAAGCAATAATCTTACTTCATATTTTAAAGCAATATTCATAGGAGCCTTAACTCCTTTTTGTTCTTGCTCAACTATACCTCTTTTTAATTCACTTTTAAAAAATGGTATAAATCATGGGATAAGCTTTGCATATTTGCTTACATCACCACTTATAAATCCTATGATATTTACAATGCTTTTAGCTGCTTTTGGCTTAAAAATAACTATATTTTATGTTACATTTATTGTTATTTTTGTTTTTATTGTTTCATTTGTATTATCTTTTTTAGCTGCAGATTTATTAATTAAAGATGATTTTTTATTAATAAAACAAGAAAGTAAATGCAAGTGCAAAGCAAAATTAAAATTTAAAGAGTGTTTTTATAAAGCCTTGTTATCTTATAAAAAGATATTTAAATATATATTTTTTGGAATGCTTATTGGGGCATTTTTTCATAATTTTATTCCACAAGATTTATTATCAAATAATTTAGCAAATCTTGGAATTTATGGAATATTCCTTGCAAGTTTGTTTGGAATTTTGCTTTATGTTAGAACGGATTTTGTTATTCCGCTTGGAATTAGTCTTATGAACGCAGGTTTTCCTTTAGGAGTGGTTTTTAGCTTTTTGATTGCTGGTGGTGGATGTTCTTTACCAGAACTTATACTTTTAAAATCAATGTTTAAAACTCGTATGATGATTATATTTATACTTAGCGTTCTTGCTATGGCAAATATTTTTGGAATTTTACTTTATTTTTTTTATTAA
- a CDS encoding NINE protein, with translation MRVKKSNFYRVIVNFLRSFNPFKNPIVAVILGFFFGGFGVDRFYQGSYFLGFLKLALLIIGFVTAFIFIGVFILWGLGIYVLIDLFFVYKAVQRDNYHKILLVLE, from the coding sequence TTGCGGGTCAAAAAAAGCAATTTTTATAGAGTTATTGTTAACTTTTTAAGAAGTTTTAATCCATTTAAAAACCCGATAGTAGCTGTTATTTTAGGCTTTTTCTTTGGTGGTTTTGGTGTGGATAGATTTTATCAAGGTAGCTATTTTCTTGGCTTTTTAAAATTAGCTCTTTTAATTATTGGATTTGTTACGGCTTTTATTTTTATAGGTGTTTTTATTTTATGGGGACTTGGTATTTATGTATTAATAGATTTATTTTTTGTATATAAAGCAGTGCAAAGAGATAACTATCATAAAATATTATTAGTTTTAGAATAA
- a CDS encoding DNA methyltransferase, whose translation MQKYPKKAKSTWALHNIPDVWDEKLAKKIHTHEKPLELQKQLILATTNENDIVLDPAAGSFSVMKACFECNRNFLGCDLIYKEVDE comes from the coding sequence ATTCAAAAATATCCTAAAAAAGCTAAAAGTACTTGGGCTTTACATAATATTCCTGATGTTTGGGATGAAAAACTAGCAAAAAAAATACATACACATGAAAAACCATTAGAATTACAAAAACAACTAATTTTAGCTACAACTAATGAAAACGATATAGTTTTAGACCCAGCAGCAGGGAGCTTTTCGGTAATGAAAGCGTGTTTTGAGTGTAATAGAAATTTTTTAGGATGTGATTTAATTTATAAAGAAGTGGATGAGTAA
- a CDS encoding autotransporter outer membrane beta-barrel domain-containing protein — protein sequence MKKYFLSSLCAIALCNANVFASENIQNLKDFLTQKQELQKQISDLSSKKLNIVENYEKANLFYKNAIKNKQNINNEYEKLQHNISSLEYKLKELNSKNQNFDMTIKALTKKNQDLQNTIKANESSISAFTKAKDENLKAYENAKKEYETAVRELEPYYKQKNDCIDKYNNILNELDKNLEDVKKTELTKQKDELQKQIKELNIQYQLKREDIKTKEKIQDEALQFYQNGISAINKLMDENKSFENDISANKKNIDDAEFWKKILQEQLTSTDANNEKLKKELQAKELELKDAQSKIEQAKSELDNKSQNIDALNKEIEKRKDEIATILDKIKNETKEGLAKKEEIKNSLGEFYNDNSKAATELITLVASSSNLSEEDKAQAKNLANKIATESLQAKIDDISKNATSSINVQLNNMNKRLGEVRAMGAQTGVWLRTYGGRYSGNNNHFNYYSTQIGIDKKNDLSNAELLSGALIGFDKINSLTDTKAYSIGAYFSYINNDGYFADTVLKYLNTSYSQKEHSFKKQNSFLLSMEAGYRFDIFTSSYIEPSLEFITGYVGKYEDKYKGTIISVNKYVPFVVKPQVYYGLNLDSFIFRAGLGAVVNLHNNKANLHIGDLIAGISANSSIKLSKNNHGFASIQTAYSFNENLRLNLGLERSFGTSFKQDYELNATLRYTF from the coding sequence TTGAAAAAATATTTTCTTTCATCATTGTGTGCTATTGCACTTTGTAATGCAAATGTTTTTGCTAGTGAAAACATACAGAATTTAAAAGATTTTCTTACACAAAAACAAGAATTACAAAAGCAAATTAGTGATTTATCAAGTAAAAAATTAAATATCGTAGAAAATTATGAAAAAGCAAATTTATTTTATAAAAATGCTATTAAAAATAAACAAAATATAAATAATGAGTATGAAAAGTTACAACATAATATTTCTTCTTTAGAATATAAATTAAAAGAACTTAATAGTAAAAATCAAAATTTTGATATGACAATTAAGGCTTTAACTAAAAAAAATCAAGACTTACAAAATACAATAAAAGCTAACGAATCTTCAATATCAGCATTTACAAAAGCAAAAGATGAAAATTTAAAGGCATATGAAAATGCCAAAAAAGAATATGAAACAGCAGTAAGAGAGCTTGAACCTTATTATAAGCAAAAAAATGATTGTATAGATAAATATAACAATATTTTAAATGAACTTGATAAAAATTTAGAAGATGTTAAAAAAACTGAATTAACTAAGCAAAAAGATGAATTGCAAAAGCAAATAAAAGAGCTTAATATTCAATATCAATTAAAGCGTGAAGATATTAAAACTAAAGAAAAGATACAAGATGAAGCTTTGCAATTTTATCAAAATGGAATTAGTGCTATAAATAAATTAATGGATGAAAATAAGAGCTTTGAAAATGACATTAGTGCTAATAAAAAAAATATTGATGATGCAGAATTTTGGAAAAAAATTTTACAAGAGCAACTAACATCAACCGACGCAAATAACGAAAAGCTTAAAAAAGAACTACAAGCAAAAGAACTAGAATTAAAAGACGCTCAAAGCAAGATAGAACAAGCAAAATCAGAATTAGATAACAAAAGCCAAAACATAGACGCACTAAACAAAGAAATTGAAAAAAGAAAAGATGAAATCGCAACTATCTTAGATAAAATAAAAAACGAAACCAAAGAAGGCTTAGCTAAAAAAGAAGAAATTAAGAACTCTTTAGGAGAATTTTATAACGACAATTCAAAAGCTGCAACAGAGCTAATTACATTAGTAGCAAGCTCAAGCAATCTTAGCGAAGAAGATAAAGCTCAGGCAAAAAACCTAGCTAACAAAATAGCAACAGAAAGCTTACAAGCAAAAATAGATGATATTAGTAAAAACGCTACAAGCTCAATTAATGTGCAACTTAATAATATGAATAAGCGTTTAGGTGAAGTTAGAGCAATGGGCGCTCAAACTGGTGTATGGCTAAGAACTTATGGAGGTAGATACAGCGGAAATAACAATCATTTTAATTATTACTCAACCCAAATTGGTATAGATAAAAAAAACGATTTATCAAACGCAGAACTTTTAAGCGGAGCATTAATTGGCTTTGATAAGATTAATTCACTTACTGATACAAAGGCTTATAGCATAGGAGCTTATTTTAGCTATATTAACAATGATGGATATTTTGCTGATACGGTATTAAAATACTTAAACACATCTTATTCACAAAAAGAACATAGTTTTAAAAAGCAAAATTCTTTCTTGCTTTCTATGGAAGCTGGATATAGATTTGATATTTTTACAAGCTCTTACATTGAGCCTAGTTTAGAATTTATTACAGGCTATGTTGGCAAATATGAAGATAAGTATAAAGGCACAATAATAAGTGTTAATAAATATGTACCATTTGTTGTAAAACCACAAGTTTATTATGGACTTAATTTAGATAGCTTTATTTTTAGAGCAGGGCTTGGAGCGGTTGTTAATTTGCATAATAACAAGGCTAATTTACATATTGGAGATTTAATTGCAGGAATTAGTGCTAATTCAAGCATAAAACTTTCAAAAAACAATCACGGCTTTGCAAGTATTCAAACAGCTTATAGCTTTAATGAAAACTTAAGATTAAACCTAGGTCTTGAAAGAAGCTTTGGCACATCATTTAAACAAGATTACGAACTAAACGCTACATTACGCTACACATTTTAA
- a CDS encoding ATP-grasp domain-containing protein, with protein MISILVSNEYKDGSISLNLLKKHLEKLNIKSTYVVWDKQEIKSKYALMLGVWDYSLKYDYFLEFLNECDEKKITLINDSNIVRKNSKKDYLLNISNAVPSKITDTYEISKGQIIKPLVGQSGFAVHKDKEKININDYKNKALIQPFIKHDSELCLFFIQNEFFYAKQRVKNNDFRANANYGVVIKDYKPDSELINIAKKALSEFSTQCFYARVDIFLSKLYYVNEIECIEPAMYFDEFYAQIFAKKLKELILT; from the coding sequence ATGATTAGTATTTTAGTTAGCAATGAATATAAAGATGGTTCAATATCGCTTAATTTATTAAAAAAACATTTAGAAAAATTAAATATTAAAAGCACTTATGTAGTTTGGGATAAGCAAGAAATAAAGAGTAAATATGCTTTAATGTTAGGGGTTTGGGATTATTCTTTAAAATATGATTATTTCTTAGAATTTTTAAATGAATGTGATGAAAAAAAGATAACATTAATTAATGATTCAAACATCGTTAGAAAAAATTCAAAAAAAGATTATTTATTAAATATTAGCAATGCAGTACCTAGCAAGATAACAGACACTTATGAAATAAGCAAGGGGCAAATTATAAAACCATTAGTAGGGCAGAGTGGTTTTGCGGTACATAAAGATAAAGAAAAAATTAATATTAATGATTATAAAAATAAAGCTTTAATCCAACCTTTTATCAAGCATGATAGCGAGTTGTGTTTATTTTTTATTCAAAATGAGTTTTTTTATGCTAAACAAAGAGTTAAAAATAACGATTTCAGAGCCAATGCAAATTATGGCGTTGTTATAAAAGATTATAAACCAGATAGTGAGCTTATTAATATTGCAAAAAAGGCGCTAAGTGAGTTTAGCACGCAGTGTTTTTATGCTAGGGTAGATATATTTTTATCAAAACTTTATTATGTAAATGAGATTGAATGCATTGAACCTGCTATGTATTTTGATGAATTTTATGCACAGATATTTGCTAAAAAACTAAAAGAATTAATATTAACTTAA
- a CDS encoding ABC transporter ATP-binding protein, translating to MLLIENLSVKRGSKQIINNVSLSLEKGKIYALIGANGAGKSTILEAIYQNINSSAKITLNNTLHTDKNYKDKIAFMVQQSLNDVSFSAIEVVLLAKLKDLGIVLKDSDLEFALKIMRDLNIEHLANMQINMLSGGQKQMIAFAQVLAKEPELLMLDEPVSALDLHFQSLLLSELKKQVKSKNLISIVILHDLNLATLFCDELIVLHDKSIIAQGNAKDILNKELLKKIYKIDARIIYDEDDTAFIQVLRPCND from the coding sequence ATGCTTTTAATTGAAAATTTATCTGTAAAAAGAGGTAGTAAACAAATTATAAATAATGTTAGTTTAAGTTTAGAAAAAGGTAAGATTTATGCCTTAATTGGCGCAAACGGTGCAGGTAAAAGTACAATTTTAGAAGCAATTTATCAAAATATAAATTCAAGTGCAAAAATTACATTAAATAATACTTTGCATACTGATAAAAATTATAAGGATAAAATTGCTTTTATGGTACAACAAAGTTTAAACGATGTTAGCTTTAGTGCTATTGAAGTTGTGCTTTTAGCTAAATTAAAAGATTTAGGTATAGTTTTAAAGGATAGCGATTTGGAGTTTGCTTTAAAAATTATGAGAGATTTAAACATAGAACATTTAGCAAATATGCAAATAAATATGCTAAGTGGTGGGCAAAAACAAATGATAGCCTTTGCTCAAGTTTTAGCAAAAGAACCAGAGTTATTAATGCTTGATGAGCCTGTTAGTGCGCTTGATTTGCATTTTCAGTCTTTGTTGCTTAGTGAGCTAAAAAAACAAGTAAAATCAAAGAATTTAATTAGCATTGTAATTTTACATGATTTAAATTTAGCAACGTTATTTTGCGATGAATTAATAGTTTTACACGATAAAAGTATAATAGCTCAAGGCAATGCAAAAGACATATTAAATAAAGAATTATTAAAAAAGATTTATAAAATTGATGCAAGAATAATTTATGATGAAGATGATACAGCTTTTATTCAAGTTTTAAGGCCTTGTAATGATTAG
- a CDS encoding FecCD family ABC transporter permease: MNKYLLDYKAVQKKKALLLLFFCILCFISFLCDIATGPSMISPISVAKALFQPIFSSIEVDELDYIITHSLRLPQAIMALVVGASLGLGGALIQTILNNPMASPYTLGLAAAAGFGASLVIAFGVAGISIYFAVPIGAFVMTMLCSSVLFLFAKSRRFDSSMLVLVGISLLFLFQSLLSLVQYLSSPEVSQQILFWLFGSLNKSKWYNVIIVFVITFICFIFLLKDSWRLSAFRLGEQRAQALGVNLSALRFRVLLIISIMSATAISFVGVIGFIGLVAPHIARMIVGEDQRFFMLASLLTGALFLSLSSVISKILIPGALFPIGIVTSFIGVPFFFFIVYRKKNAFN; the protein is encoded by the coding sequence ATGAATAAGTATTTATTAGATTATAAAGCAGTGCAAAAGAAAAAAGCACTGCTATTGTTGTTTTTTTGTATTCTATGTTTTATTTCATTTTTGTGTGATATAGCTACAGGACCATCAATGATAAGTCCAATTAGCGTAGCAAAGGCTTTGTTTCAGCCTATTTTTTCATCAATAGAAGTTGATGAACTTGATTATATCATCACTCATTCATTAAGATTGCCACAGGCTATTATGGCTTTGGTTGTTGGTGCTAGTTTGGGTTTGGGTGGAGCTTTAATACAAACTATTTTAAACAATCCAATGGCAAGTCCATACACATTAGGATTAGCTGCTGCAGCTGGTTTTGGCGCATCACTTGTTATTGCTTTTGGAGTAGCTGGAATTTCTATTTATTTTGCAGTTCCAATAGGTGCTTTTGTTATGACAATGCTTTGCTCATCTGTTTTATTTTTATTTGCAAAATCAAGGCGTTTTGATAGTTCAATGCTAGTTTTAGTAGGAATTTCTTTATTGTTTTTATTTCAATCACTGTTATCCTTAGTGCAATATTTAAGCTCTCCTGAAGTATCTCAACAAATTTTATTTTGGTTATTTGGTTCTTTAAATAAGAGTAAATGGTATAATGTAATTATAGTATTTGTTATAACTTTTATTTGCTTTATATTTTTATTAAAGGATAGTTGGAGATTAAGTGCCTTTAGGTTAGGAGAACAAAGAGCACAAGCCTTAGGGGTAAATTTAAGTGCATTAAGATTTAGGGTGCTTTTAATAATTTCTATTATGAGCGCAACGGCTATTTCTTTTGTTGGTGTTATTGGTTTTATTGGCTTGGTTGCGCCGCATATCGCAAGAATGATTGTTGGAGAAGACCAAAGATTTTTTATGTTAGCTTCTTTATTAACAGGGGCTTTATTTTTATCGCTTTCTTCAGTAATATCAAAAATTTTAATTCCAGGTGCTTTATTTCCAATCGGAATAGTTACTTCTTTTATTGGAGTTCCTTTTTTCTTTTTTATTGTTTATAGGAAAAAAAATGCTTTTAATTGA
- a CDS encoding ABC transporter substrate-binding protein — translation MRNFIIALCCIFSINLFAKSIEVTDVLDRKVTLNLPAKRIVLGFYYTDYLAVGGVKSLDNVVGFSKEVWTDWTPTSWDLYLKALPQLDKLADVGEVELSTFSVEKVLSLKPDLLILAAWQYEIIKDELDVITKAKIPIVVLDYNRESVQRHVKSTELLGLITGEEKRAKELINFYVSTVENVEKRIKAANVKKPKIYIEFGNVGPQEQGNTFGKDMWGSLIDLAQGDNIALPYVEKWLPISNEQVITSNPDVIIIAGRETELKKNKDAMVMGIGIDKDEANKRLKAYLNRDGYKFINAVKNNRVYGIYQGASRTLADAAMVEFIAKALYPDLFRDIDPVKTYIDFHKKYLPVVPTGTFAFQVY, via the coding sequence ATGCGTAATTTTATTATAGCTTTATGTTGTATTTTTAGTATAAATTTATTTGCTAAAAGTATTGAAGTAACAGATGTTTTAGATAGAAAGGTAACATTAAATTTACCTGCTAAAAGAATTGTTTTAGGTTTTTATTATACTGATTATTTAGCAGTTGGTGGGGTAAAAAGCCTTGATAATGTTGTAGGTTTTTCTAAAGAAGTATGGACAGATTGGACACCAACAAGCTGGGATTTATATTTAAAAGCTTTGCCACAACTTGATAAATTAGCTGATGTTGGAGAGGTCGAACTTAGTACATTTTCTGTTGAAAAGGTTTTATCATTAAAGCCTGATTTGCTTATTTTAGCAGCTTGGCAGTATGAAATAATAAAAGATGAATTAGATGTAATAACAAAGGCTAAAATTCCTATAGTTGTATTAGATTATAATAGAGAAAGCGTGCAAAGACATGTAAAAAGTACTGAACTTTTAGGTCTTATTACAGGCGAAGAAAAAAGAGCAAAAGAATTAATTAATTTTTATGTAAGTACGGTTGAGAATGTAGAAAAACGCATTAAGGCTGCAAATGTTAAAAAACCTAAAATTTATATAGAATTTGGTAATGTTGGACCACAAGAGCAAGGAAACACCTTCGGTAAAGATATGTGGGGTTCTTTAATTGATTTAGCGCAAGGAGATAATATTGCTTTACCTTATGTTGAAAAATGGTTACCTATTTCTAATGAACAAGTTATCACTAGTAATCCTGATGTTATCATAATTGCAGGTAGAGAAACTGAACTAAAGAAAAACAAAGATGCAATGGTTATGGGTATTGGAATTGACAAAGACGAGGCAAATAAAAGATTAAAAGCATATTTAAATAGAGATGGATATAAGTTTATAAATGCTGTGAAAAATAATAGAGTTTATGGTATTTATCAAGGTGCAAGCAGAACTTTAGCTGATGCTGCTATGGTAGAATTTATAGCTAAGGCGTTATATCCTGATTTATTTAGAGATATTGACCCTGTTAAAACCTATATTGACTTTCACAAAAAATATCTACCTGTAGTTCCTACTGGAACATTTGCCTTTCAAGTATATTGA
- a CDS encoding DUF4230 domain-containing protein, with protein MESILLILILVILVIISIKLFFAKTKTEEKTKIVNDIYQMKSIGELSVFQVFSKEIVTKKDSTFNGVWESILGWSLSKRQIALIFEFEISFLYDLRDKNFKIIELDDGHYKIIMPECKYKHSIIDMQFYDEKNAKLLPFLLPDLINNTGFSFSEEQKNKLIKEAKEEVKELSLTLIKNLESKIHKSAEDTLMAIAKGFGAKSIEFEFKDNNTNLNVN; from the coding sequence TTGGAAAGTATTTTACTTATTTTAATCTTAGTTATTTTAGTAATTATAAGTATAAAATTATTTTTTGCAAAGACAAAAACAGAAGAAAAAACAAAAATAGTAAACGATATTTATCAAATGAAATCCATTGGTGAATTAAGTGTTTTTCAAGTTTTTAGTAAGGAAATTGTTACTAAAAAAGATAGTACTTTTAACGGAGTTTGGGAAAGTATTTTAGGCTGGTCGCTTAGCAAAAGGCAAATTGCTTTAATTTTTGAATTTGAAATTAGTTTTTTATATGATTTAAGAGATAAGAATTTTAAAATAATTGAGCTAGATGATGGGCATTATAAGATAATTATGCCAGAGTGTAAATATAAACATAGCATAATAGATATGCAATTTTATGATGAAAAAAATGCAAAATTATTACCTTTTTTGCTTCCTGATTTAATTAATAATACAGGCTTTTCTTTTAGTGAAGAACAAAAAAATAAATTAATTAAAGAAGCAAAAGAAGAGGTAAAAGAGCTATCCTTAACACTAATTAAAAACCTAGAAAGTAAAATTCACAAAAGTGCAGAAGATACATTAATGGCTATTGCTAAGGGTTTTGGAGCAAAAAGTATAGAATTTGAATTTAAAGATAATAATACTAATTTAAATGTTAATTAA
- a CDS encoding lactate/malate family dehydrogenase, with product MKIGIIGLGAVGSASAFLLASKKIANSLFFYDVNKDLANAQKIDLEDAIFDVKINVVDDVSAMLECDLILFAFSALICANRVDELRANYDICKEICPKLSNFKGIILIATNPNDSIVFYAQKLSKLNPKKIFGTGTSLDTQRLRAILSLKLNISANNINAYMLAEHGDTMFFAQSISTILNKNIKDFFIDNNLEYDYLAIEKEVITRGADIFKVKNKTEYGISSTILRIISCIKNDEKKIFPLSVVEENLAYSYTYLLGKDGIDRKISLNLNEDDLIKLAKSKSYILKVINSIN from the coding sequence ATGAAAATAGGCATAATAGGGCTTGGTGCAGTTGGTAGTGCTAGTGCATTTTTGTTAGCTAGTAAGAAGATTGCAAATTCTTTGTTTTTTTATGATGTAAATAAAGATTTAGCTAATGCTCAAAAAATTGACCTTGAAGATGCTATTTTTGATGTAAAAATAAATGTAGTAGATGATGTTAGCGCTATGCTTGAATGCGATTTAATATTATTTGCATTTAGCGCTTTAATTTGTGCAAATAGGGTTGATGAGCTTAGAGCAAATTATGATATTTGCAAAGAAATTTGCCCTAAATTAAGCAATTTTAAAGGTATAATTTTAATAGCAACTAATCCAAATGATAGTATTGTTTTTTATGCGCAAAAGTTAAGCAAATTAAATCCTAAAAAGATTTTTGGAACAGGAACAAGTCTTGATACTCAAAGACTAAGAGCAATTCTTTCTTTAAAACTTAATATAAGTGCTAATAATATCAATGCTTATATGCTTGCAGAGCACGGAGATACAATGTTTTTTGCACAAAGTATAAGCACTATTTTAAATAAGAATATAAAAGATTTTTTTATAGATAATAATTTAGAATATGATTATTTAGCTATTGAAAAAGAAGTAATTACTCGTGGTGCTGATATTTTTAAAGTAAAAAATAAAACAGAATACGGTATATCTAGTACGATATTACGTATAATATCTTGTATAAAAAATGATGAAAAAAAGATTTTTCCATTAAGTGTTGTAGAAGAAAATCTAGCCTATTCATACACTTATTTGCTAGGCAAAGATGGTATAGATAGAAAAATTAGCTTAAATTTAAATGAAGATGATTTAATAAAATTAGCTAAATCAAAATCATATATTTTAAAGGTTATCAATAGCATTAATTAA
- the metK gene encoding methionine adenosyltransferase, which yields MYLFTSEIVSAGHPDKCADIIADSIVDLHINYDKNARVASEVFVAGKNVIIGGEIKSNLDVSFKEYEELVKKTLAKIGYNGKNGFSKEQCLHPDDIKVQVLLNKQSNDINQGVDKEDGEIGAGDQGIMFGFASCEASEYMPAAITYARIICNKVYEYALNNPNEFGVDIKTQVTIDYGTKQNYEECKAQKIHTIVVSAPSVESLSLEEVRAKIMSLIKDCSLPKELFNEKDCIIYINPTGRYVNHSSLHDSGLTGRKLIVDSFGGYSPIGGGAQSSKDYTKVDRSGLYAARYIAKNIVAAKLAKKCIVQLSYAIGIAKPTSINVDCMGTNTKISDDELSDFVEKHFALTPKWIKQKFSLDEPQKAGFSYAQVAALGQVGVKTYPWEQLDSVELFEKLLK from the coding sequence ATGTATTTATTTACAAGCGAAATTGTAAGTGCAGGACACCCTGATAAATGTGCTGATATTATTGCTGATAGCATAGTTGATTTGCATATTAATTACGATAAAAATGCAAGAGTAGCATCAGAAGTTTTTGTTGCTGGAAAAAATGTAATTATTGGTGGAGAAATTAAATCTAATTTAGATGTTAGTTTTAAAGAATACGAAGAATTAGTGAAAAAAACTTTAGCAAAGATTGGTTATAACGGTAAAAATGGTTTTAGCAAAGAACAGTGTTTGCATCCTGATGATATAAAAGTTCAGGTTTTATTAAATAAGCAAAGTAATGATATTAATCAAGGTGTTGATAAAGAAGATGGAGAAATAGGAGCAGGAGACCAAGGGATTATGTTTGGTTTTGCTAGTTGTGAAGCTAGTGAATATATGCCAGCTGCAATTACTTATGCAAGAATAATTTGTAATAAGGTTTATGAATATGCTTTAAATAATCCTAATGAATTTGGTGTTGATATTAAAACTCAAGTTACAATTGATTACGGCACTAAACAAAATTATGAAGAATGCAAAGCGCAAAAAATTCATACCATAGTAGTTTCAGCTCCTAGTGTTGAAAGCCTTAGTTTAGAAGAGGTTAGGGCTAAGATTATGAGTTTAATTAAAGACTGTTCTTTGCCTAAAGAATTGTTTAATGAAAAAGACTGCATTATTTATATTAATCCAACAGGTAGATATGTAAATCACTCAAGTTTGCATGATAGTGGTTTAACTGGTAGAAAATTAATTGTTGATAGTTTTGGTGGGTATTCTCCTATTGGTGGTGGAGCGCAATCAAGTAAAGATTATACTAAGGTTGATAGAAGTGGGCTTTATGCTGCAAGATATATTGCAAAGAACATAGTAGCAGCAAAATTAGCTAAAAAATGTATAGTGCAATTAAGCTACGCTATAGGAATTGCAAAGCCAACTAGTATTAATGTTGATTGTATGGGAACTAATACTAAAATTAGCGATGATGAATTAAGCGATTTTGTTGAAAAACATTTTGCTCTAACACCAAAGTGGATTAAGCAAAAATTTAGCCTTGATGAACCACAAAAAGCTGGTTTTTCATACGCACAAGTAGCTGCACTTGGTCAAGTAGGTGTTAAAACATATCCTTGGGAGCAACTTGATAGTGTTGAATTGTTTGAGAAATTATTAAAATGA